The following proteins come from a genomic window of Microbacterium sulfonylureivorans:
- the cls gene encoding cardiolipin synthase produces the protein MFTIAESGPFWPLMLLAVVAIDIAALIFVPRGRKPTAAMAWLLLIILLPFVGIVVFLLIGSFHLPKKRRDEQARIDGLIRGAVTAQNLDTTGSDWPRWFQRVVQQNEALTALPASFGNEATLHGDYQESIDAMAAEIDTATTFVHVEFFIVAWDDTTREFFAAMERAVARGVTVRLLADYVATRRLGNCKATLAELDRIGVKWAWMLPVMPLKGKYQRPDLRNHRKIVVVDGRAGFMGSQNLISRDYDSEKNIKRGLKWQELVTRLTGPVVASLNGVFLSDWLIETGEDLRATAHVPATQLERSSSPDALLCQVVPSGPGYPTENNLRLFLSLIYGATEKVILTSPYFVPDEAMVYAITTACQRGLEVQLFVSEIGDQGLVYHAQRSYYTPLLEAGVKIFLYPAPFILHSKHFSIDDDIAVIGSSNMDIRSFSLNMEVSMLVRGKSFVDAMREVEQGYRDAGRELTLEEWRNQPGKATFLDGLARLTSALN, from the coding sequence ATGTTCACGATCGCCGAGTCCGGGCCGTTCTGGCCCCTGATGCTCCTGGCGGTCGTGGCCATCGACATCGCCGCCCTCATCTTCGTCCCGCGAGGGCGGAAGCCGACCGCCGCGATGGCGTGGCTGCTGCTCATCATCCTGCTGCCGTTCGTCGGCATCGTCGTGTTCCTCCTCATCGGCAGCTTCCACCTGCCGAAGAAGCGCCGCGACGAGCAGGCCCGCATCGACGGGCTGATCCGCGGCGCGGTCACCGCGCAGAATCTCGACACCACCGGGTCCGACTGGCCGCGCTGGTTCCAGCGCGTCGTGCAGCAGAACGAGGCGCTCACGGCGCTCCCCGCGTCGTTCGGGAACGAGGCAACCCTCCACGGCGACTACCAGGAGTCGATCGACGCCATGGCCGCCGAGATCGACACGGCGACGACGTTCGTACACGTGGAGTTCTTCATCGTGGCGTGGGACGACACGACCCGAGAGTTCTTCGCCGCCATGGAGCGTGCCGTCGCTCGCGGCGTCACCGTCCGGCTGCTCGCCGACTACGTCGCCACCCGTCGCCTCGGCAACTGCAAGGCGACCCTCGCCGAGCTCGACCGGATCGGCGTGAAGTGGGCGTGGATGCTGCCCGTCATGCCGCTGAAGGGCAAGTACCAGCGCCCCGACCTGCGCAACCACCGCAAGATCGTCGTGGTCGACGGGCGCGCGGGGTTCATGGGCTCGCAGAACCTCATCTCGCGCGACTACGACTCCGAGAAGAACATCAAGCGCGGCCTCAAGTGGCAGGAGCTCGTCACGCGGCTCACCGGGCCGGTCGTGGCATCGCTCAACGGGGTCTTCCTCTCGGACTGGCTCATCGAGACGGGCGAGGACCTCCGGGCGACGGCGCACGTGCCCGCGACCCAGCTCGAGCGCTCGTCGTCACCCGACGCGCTGCTCTGCCAGGTGGTCCCGAGCGGCCCCGGCTACCCGACCGAGAACAACCTGCGGCTGTTCCTCTCCCTGATCTACGGCGCAACGGAGAAGGTCATCCTCACCTCGCCGTACTTCGTGCCCGACGAGGCCATGGTCTACGCGATCACCACCGCCTGCCAGCGCGGACTCGAGGTGCAGCTGTTCGTCTCGGAGATCGGCGACCAGGGACTCGTCTACCACGCGCAGCGGTCGTACTACACGCCCCTGCTCGAGGCCGGCGTGAAGATCTTCCTGTACCCGGCGCCGTTCATCCTGCACTCCAAGCACTTCTCCATCGACGACGACATCGCCGTCATCGGCTCCTCGAACATGGACATCCGCTCGTTCAGCCTCAACATGGAGGTCTCGATGCTCGTGCGCGGGAAGTCGTTCGTCGACGCCATGCGCGAGGTCGAGCAGGGGTACCGGGATGCCGGCCGCGAGCTCACCCTCGAGGAATGGCGCAACCAGCCGGGCAAGGCCACGTTCCTCGACGGCCTCGCACGTCTGACGTCCGCCCTGAACTGA
- a CDS encoding AI-2E family transporter: MDEADRGDASEPNVTAADAITPSEPGHADFPIPAPIPRPGHFAGVLAVLDKPLALGFLTTIGVIGALLLGSALGSISTILVYIVLAMFLAVGLDPIVRRLERRRMKRGAAIAIVFGAFALLFAAFLIWVLPPVLAQIGEFVEAIPETILGIPSTEWFGALDADTQDAILVGMHQLGDWISSPSTIAALSGGVLAVGIGIVSAISASFVVVALTLYFLASLSSIKGAFYALAPAHSRPRLSNITERITDSVGGALIGSVILAALNAGVVFVLHIVIRLPFPALMAVVAFVITLIPLFGSVIFLVIGTGVALFTSPTQALIFAVCYLIYIQLESYVVSPRVMNKAIAIPAALVLIGALVGGALMGIIGVLVALPVMASILLIIREVVVPKQDLKV; the protein is encoded by the coding sequence ATGGATGAAGCCGACCGCGGGGATGCCTCGGAGCCGAACGTCACCGCTGCCGACGCGATCACTCCGAGCGAACCCGGACACGCGGACTTTCCGATCCCTGCGCCGATCCCACGGCCCGGCCACTTCGCCGGTGTGCTGGCCGTGCTCGACAAGCCGCTCGCCCTCGGCTTCCTGACGACCATCGGCGTGATCGGCGCGCTTCTGCTCGGCAGTGCACTGGGCTCGATCTCGACGATCCTCGTCTACATCGTCCTCGCGATGTTCCTCGCAGTCGGTCTCGACCCGATCGTCCGCAGGCTCGAGCGCCGGCGGATGAAGCGGGGCGCTGCGATCGCCATCGTGTTCGGCGCCTTCGCCCTGCTCTTCGCCGCGTTCCTGATCTGGGTGCTGCCGCCCGTGCTCGCGCAGATCGGCGAGTTCGTCGAGGCGATCCCGGAGACGATCCTCGGCATTCCGTCGACCGAATGGTTCGGCGCGCTCGACGCCGACACGCAGGACGCGATCCTCGTCGGCATGCACCAGCTCGGCGACTGGATCTCGAGCCCTTCGACCATCGCCGCACTGAGCGGCGGGGTGCTGGCGGTCGGCATCGGCATCGTCAGCGCCATCTCGGCGTCGTTCGTCGTCGTCGCCCTGACGCTCTACTTCCTCGCGTCGCTCTCCTCGATCAAGGGCGCCTTCTACGCGCTCGCTCCCGCCCACAGCCGTCCGCGGCTGAGCAACATCACCGAGCGGATCACCGACTCGGTGGGCGGTGCGCTCATCGGGTCGGTCATCCTCGCGGCGCTCAACGCCGGTGTCGTGTTCGTCCTGCACATCGTGATCCGACTGCCCTTCCCGGCGCTCATGGCGGTGGTCGCCTTCGTGATCACGCTCATCCCCCTGTTCGGCTCGGTGATCTTCCTCGTGATCGGCACCGGGGTGGCGCTGTTCACCAGCCCGACGCAGGCGCTCATCTTCGCCGTGTGCTATCTCATCTACATCCAGCTCGAGTCCTACGTGGTCAGCCCGCGCGTGATGAACAAGGCGATCGCGATCCCGGCGGCGCTCGTGCTGATCGGGGCGCTCGTCGGCGGCGCGCTCATGGGCATCATCGGGGTGCTCGTGGCGCTGCCCGTGATGGCGTCGATCCTGCTGATCATCCGCGAGGTGGTCGTGCCGAAGCAGGACCTGAAGGTCTGA
- a CDS encoding LuxR C-terminal-related transcriptional regulator translates to MTEHRRIPPHAVDRPPLRLQLDAGVSSPLSLIVAPAGAGKTVLLSQWAQSRADMAVAWFDITAADDAPVPFARRLVDGVIAVAPDFHPPTAPIDTSEGRLGEAFLEEFASSLADAGPLVLVFDDLDRISGTSVLPDLWRLVDLLPTNAHAVFSSRVDLQLGWSRHRLEHGLVEIRQRELAFDDATTARVIERIAGKPITEKAVAAVTARTEGWAVGVQLTALTLRFSDDPERTIDTLADTDRLVVDYLSEEVLDALEPARRDAIVRLAVLDEVCAGLVEAVAHVDGAAFLSGLERDSMFIVAVPGRPGWYRFHRLFRDLLLYRLRATDPKAESRLLESAADWYLADGDTGACVEYLIRARCWERVLARVLASGRDVFEEVRTATIVRWLRQVPPDVRAGSVDAELLLGIAEGMSGHGMIAVDAMQALLSGGSLSIGQRQVALSYLAACVQFHPHAEAFQGAARDALALLEEEPDAALPDLLGLTTRPLLRYMAQGSLGRAHLFLGDLVGARAALNAAVDGQGFAYTPFRVHLLGSLALVDALSGRLVAASERADEALETAREAGLLAHPAPGDAYVARAILAIQRGEPDAGALALAEGLVRASSNQRTQLMWVAHLASVLIDPDDEHVKAEEPPGPPPPLVRQALVALGMRRSRLRGAPAPAPSIASSWSPVAFEEIAGLLVEGRTGAARLRLAQVRADGDPREVVPAVERELLLSWTGAVEGRRSQAREHLESALAIAAPEGVVDPFVRLGPPAADLLEDLLGTRTEFVRYIVGRVRAAVAPNDGKLIDELTPRELELLAFLPSRLTIADIAVRCFVSTNTIKTHLGHIYRKLGVSGRDAAIERAVELGLIDAREIARVG, encoded by the coding sequence GTGACAGAGCATCGTCGGATCCCTCCGCACGCGGTCGACAGGCCGCCGCTGCGGCTTCAGCTCGACGCCGGCGTGAGTTCGCCGCTGTCGTTGATCGTCGCGCCCGCCGGAGCGGGCAAGACGGTGCTGCTGTCGCAGTGGGCGCAGTCGCGCGCCGACATGGCGGTGGCGTGGTTCGACATCACGGCCGCCGACGACGCACCGGTGCCGTTCGCACGCCGCCTCGTCGACGGTGTGATCGCCGTGGCCCCGGACTTCCACCCGCCGACCGCGCCGATCGACACGTCGGAGGGCCGACTCGGCGAGGCCTTCCTCGAGGAGTTCGCGAGCTCGCTCGCCGATGCCGGCCCGCTCGTGCTCGTGTTCGACGATCTCGATCGCATCTCGGGCACGTCCGTCCTTCCCGACCTCTGGCGGCTGGTCGATCTGCTGCCCACCAACGCGCACGCCGTGTTCTCGTCGCGGGTCGACCTTCAGCTGGGCTGGAGCCGCCACCGGCTCGAGCACGGGCTGGTCGAGATCCGCCAGCGCGAGCTCGCCTTCGACGATGCGACGACCGCGCGCGTGATCGAGCGGATCGCGGGCAAGCCGATCACCGAGAAGGCGGTCGCCGCCGTCACGGCGCGGACCGAGGGATGGGCCGTCGGCGTGCAGCTGACGGCGCTGACGCTGCGCTTCTCCGACGATCCCGAACGCACGATCGACACCCTCGCCGATACCGATCGGCTCGTCGTCGACTACCTGAGCGAGGAGGTGCTCGATGCGCTCGAGCCCGCTCGCCGCGACGCCATCGTCCGGCTCGCCGTGCTCGACGAGGTGTGTGCGGGGCTCGTGGAGGCAGTGGCCCACGTCGACGGTGCGGCGTTCCTGTCGGGACTCGAGCGCGACTCGATGTTCATCGTGGCCGTCCCGGGCCGACCGGGCTGGTATCGCTTCCACCGGCTCTTCCGCGATCTGCTCCTGTACCGCCTGCGCGCGACCGACCCGAAGGCCGAATCGCGCCTGCTCGAGTCGGCGGCCGACTGGTACCTCGCCGACGGCGACACCGGCGCGTGCGTCGAGTACCTCATCCGTGCCCGCTGCTGGGAGCGCGTGCTGGCGCGCGTGCTCGCCAGCGGCCGCGACGTGTTCGAGGAAGTCCGAACGGCGACGATCGTGAGGTGGCTGCGCCAGGTGCCGCCCGACGTGCGTGCCGGCAGCGTCGACGCCGAGCTGCTCCTCGGGATCGCCGAGGGGATGAGCGGTCACGGCATGATCGCCGTGGACGCGATGCAGGCCCTGCTCTCGGGCGGGTCGCTGTCGATCGGGCAGCGGCAGGTCGCGCTGAGCTACCTGGCGGCCTGCGTGCAGTTCCACCCGCACGCCGAGGCGTTCCAGGGCGCGGCGCGCGACGCGCTCGCCCTGCTCGAGGAGGAGCCCGATGCGGCGCTCCCGGATCTGCTCGGGCTCACGACGCGCCCGCTGCTGCGCTACATGGCGCAGGGGTCGCTCGGTCGGGCCCACCTCTTCCTCGGCGACCTCGTGGGGGCACGGGCGGCGCTCAACGCGGCGGTCGACGGTCAGGGCTTCGCCTACACGCCGTTCCGGGTGCACCTGCTCGGCAGCCTCGCGCTCGTCGACGCACTCTCCGGCCGCCTCGTCGCCGCGAGCGAACGGGCGGACGAAGCGCTCGAGACGGCGCGCGAGGCCGGGCTCCTCGCACATCCCGCCCCCGGCGACGCGTACGTCGCCCGCGCGATCCTCGCGATCCAGCGCGGCGAGCCCGACGCCGGAGCGCTCGCGCTCGCGGAAGGCCTCGTGCGCGCCTCCTCCAACCAGCGGACGCAGCTGATGTGGGTCGCCCATCTCGCGAGCGTGCTCATCGATCCCGACGACGAGCACGTCAAGGCGGAAGAGCCGCCCGGTCCGCCGCCGCCGCTGGTGCGGCAGGCGCTCGTCGCGCTCGGAATGCGCCGGTCGCGCCTGCGCGGCGCGCCGGCCCCGGCCCCGTCGATCGCGTCGTCGTGGTCTCCTGTCGCGTTCGAGGAGATCGCCGGCCTTCTGGTCGAGGGCCGCACGGGGGCCGCGAGACTCCGCTTGGCGCAGGTGCGAGCCGACGGCGATCCCCGCGAGGTGGTGCCCGCGGTCGAGCGCGAGCTGCTGCTTTCGTGGACCGGCGCCGTCGAGGGCCGCCGGTCGCAGGCCCGCGAGCACCTCGAGTCGGCGTTGGCGATCGCCGCGCCGGAGGGTGTCGTCGACCCGTTCGTGAGGCTCGGACCGCCGGCGGCCGACCTGCTCGAAGACCTTCTCGGGACGCGCACCGAGTTCGTGCGCTACATCGTCGGCCGTGTCCGCGCGGCGGTCGCCCCGAACGACGGGAAGCTGATCGACGAGCTCACTCCGCGCGAGCTCGAACTGCTCGCGTTCCTCCCGAGCCGGCTCACGATCGCCGATATCGCGGTGCGCTGCTTCGTCTCCACCAACACGATCAAGACCCACCTCGGGCACATCTACCGCAAGCTCGGCGTCTCGGGTCGGGATGCGGCGATCGAGCGCGCGGTGGAGCTCGGGCTGATCGACGCCCGGGAGATCGCCCGCGTGGGGTGA
- a CDS encoding SHOCT domain-containing protein has product MDLLWWFFWVFVFTAYLMVLFSILGDLFRDHSLSGWWKAVWIIFLIFVPFLTALIYLIARGGSMQKRAIEQAQEMRSQQDAYIRATAGSASATDDIAKAKSLLDSGAITQAEFDALKTKALAG; this is encoded by the coding sequence ATGGACCTGCTCTGGTGGTTCTTCTGGGTCTTCGTGTTCACCGCGTACCTGATGGTGCTGTTCTCGATCCTGGGCGACCTGTTCCGCGACCACAGCCTGAGCGGCTGGTGGAAGGCCGTCTGGATCATCTTCCTGATCTTCGTGCCCTTCCTCACCGCGCTGATCTACCTCATCGCTCGCGGCGGCAGCATGCAGAAGCGCGCGATCGAGCAGGCACAGGAGATGCGTTCGCAGCAGGATGCCTACATCCGGGCCACGGCCGGATCGGCGAGCGCCACGGACGACATCGCCAAGGCGAAGTCGCTCCTCGACTCGGGCGCCATCACCCAGGCAGAATTCGACGCTCTCAAGACGAAGGCCCTCGCGGGCTGA
- a CDS encoding DUF6325 family protein, translating into MTTFDYGPIEFYAIGFDGDRPGPGVLQAIDDLVAAGTVNVLDLVYATRSPEGELTIVELSDTTDDAGVPALDLEGLAGLEDIEALAEQVPPGASAAILVVELLWAKAFAAALYDAGGAVIAREGIPAPIVNAFLAENVD; encoded by the coding sequence ATGACGACTTTCGACTACGGGCCCATCGAGTTCTACGCGATCGGCTTCGACGGGGACCGGCCAGGTCCGGGTGTGCTGCAGGCGATCGACGACCTGGTCGCAGCGGGCACCGTGAACGTGCTCGACCTGGTCTACGCCACGCGTTCGCCGGAGGGAGAGCTCACCATCGTCGAGCTCTCCGACACGACCGACGACGCCGGTGTGCCCGCACTCGACCTCGAGGGCCTGGCAGGGCTCGAAGACATCGAGGCGCTCGCCGAGCAGGTGCCCCCGGGAGCATCCGCGGCCATCCTGGTCGTCGAGCTCCTCTGGGCGAAGGCGTTCGCGGCGGCCCTGTACGACGCCGGTGGCGCGGTGATCGCTCGCGAGGGCATCCCGGCACCGATCGTCAACGCGTTCCTCGCCGAGAACGTCGACTGA
- a CDS encoding SHOCT domain-containing protein: MGRPGLVGMAARTAVVAGTATAVSGSVARHQQGKANEQYEQQQYEAQQNQAAMDAAAAQAVANAQAAQAPAPAAAAPPANDMMAQLTQLATLHSQGILSDEEFAAAKAKLLS, encoded by the coding sequence ATGGGCCGTCCCGGCCTCGTCGGAATGGCGGCACGCACCGCCGTCGTCGCCGGCACGGCGACCGCGGTCTCGGGGAGCGTCGCCCGGCACCAGCAGGGCAAGGCCAACGAGCAGTACGAGCAGCAGCAGTACGAGGCGCAGCAGAACCAGGCTGCGATGGATGCCGCGGCCGCCCAGGCCGTCGCGAACGCCCAGGCCGCACAGGCGCCGGCACCGGCTGCAGCGGCGCCGCCCGCGAACGACATGATGGCGCAGCTCACGCAGCTCGCGACCCTCCACTCGCAGGGCATCCTGTCGGACGAGGAGTTCGCTGCGGCGAAGGCCAAGCTGCTGTCCTGA
- a CDS encoding arylsulfatase has translation MTADRHARTMLPIPDRPTPSLTTYDAKDPDTSYPPITPLLPPKGAPNVLVILLDDVGFGASSVFGGPCRTPAAEKLAAGGLRYNRFHTTALCAPTRQALLTGRNHHSVGMGSITETATSAPGNSSLRPNTKAPLAMTLKLNGYSTAQFGKCHEVPVWQSSPIGPFDAWPSGGGGFETFYGFIGGENNQWEPALYDGTTAVEPPATPEEGYHLTEDLADRAIGWIRTQKALAPDRPFFVYFAPGATHAPHHVPVEWADRYAGEFADGWDAQREKTFARQKELGVIPADAELTPRHDEIPAWDDMPDELKPVLEREMEVYAGFLEHTDHHVGRVLDAVEDLGVLDDTLVYYIIGDNGASAEGTVNGAFNEMANFNGMAALETPEFMRSKMAEFGTPTSYNHYAVGWAWAMDTPFQWTKQVASHWGGTRNGTVVHWPNGIEEKGGLRSQFTHVIDIAPTILEAAGLPEPTTVNGVQQSPMEGVSMLYAFGRADAPERHDLQYFEMFGNRGIYHKGWSAVTKHRTPWDMVGGGKIAFDDDVWELYDGAGGDYSQARNLAAEQPERLHELQRLWLIEAVKYNVLPLDDRTADRVNPDIAGRPTLIHGSTQLFFPGMGRLSENSVVSIKNKSFSVTAEIVVPVGGANGVVIAQGGRFGGWSLFLHEGRAKFVYNVLGIHEFATVSEAPLAEGTHQLRMEFAYDGGGLAKGGGVTLFSDGEPVGTGRVEATQAMVFSADETTDIGYESGTPVTDDYTPQTSRFTGKISWVQIDLGVDDHDHFIDPDERFRIAMARQ, from the coding sequence ATGACCGCCGACCGCCACGCCCGCACGATGCTCCCCATCCCGGATCGCCCGACGCCGTCCCTGACGACGTACGACGCGAAGGACCCCGACACCTCGTACCCGCCGATCACGCCGCTGCTGCCGCCGAAGGGCGCGCCGAACGTGCTCGTGATCCTGCTCGACGACGTCGGGTTCGGTGCGTCGAGCGTGTTCGGCGGCCCGTGCCGAACCCCCGCGGCCGAGAAGCTCGCCGCGGGCGGACTCCGGTACAACCGGTTCCACACGACCGCGCTGTGCGCACCGACCCGGCAGGCTCTGCTGACCGGTCGCAACCACCACTCCGTGGGAATGGGCAGCATCACCGAGACGGCCACGTCGGCGCCCGGCAACAGCTCCCTACGGCCCAACACCAAGGCTCCGCTCGCGATGACCTTGAAGCTCAACGGCTACTCGACCGCGCAGTTCGGCAAGTGCCACGAGGTGCCGGTGTGGCAGTCCTCGCCGATCGGGCCGTTCGACGCGTGGCCATCGGGCGGAGGGGGCTTCGAGACGTTCTACGGATTCATCGGCGGCGAGAACAACCAGTGGGAGCCCGCGCTCTACGACGGCACCACAGCGGTGGAGCCGCCGGCGACGCCCGAGGAGGGCTACCACCTCACCGAGGACCTCGCGGATCGGGCGATCGGATGGATCCGCACGCAGAAGGCGCTCGCGCCGGATCGCCCCTTCTTCGTCTACTTCGCGCCCGGGGCGACCCACGCGCCGCATCACGTGCCCGTCGAGTGGGCCGACAGGTATGCCGGGGAGTTCGCCGACGGCTGGGATGCTCAGCGCGAGAAGACCTTCGCCCGGCAGAAGGAGCTGGGGGTCATCCCCGCCGACGCCGAGCTGACTCCTCGCCACGACGAGATCCCCGCGTGGGACGACATGCCGGATGAGCTCAAGCCGGTGCTCGAGCGCGAGATGGAGGTCTACGCCGGCTTCCTCGAGCACACCGACCACCACGTCGGCAGGGTGCTCGACGCCGTCGAAGACCTCGGCGTCCTCGACGACACGCTGGTCTACTACATCATCGGCGACAACGGCGCCTCGGCCGAGGGCACCGTCAACGGCGCGTTCAACGAGATGGCGAACTTCAACGGCATGGCGGCGCTCGAGACGCCGGAGTTCATGCGCTCCAAGATGGCGGAGTTCGGCACGCCGACCTCGTACAACCACTACGCCGTCGGCTGGGCATGGGCGATGGACACCCCGTTCCAGTGGACCAAGCAGGTGGCGTCCCACTGGGGTGGGACGCGCAACGGCACCGTCGTGCACTGGCCGAACGGCATCGAGGAGAAGGGCGGGCTGCGCTCGCAGTTCACGCACGTCATCGACATCGCCCCGACGATCCTCGAGGCGGCCGGGCTCCCCGAGCCGACGACGGTCAACGGCGTGCAGCAGTCGCCGATGGAAGGCGTCAGCATGCTCTACGCGTTCGGACGGGCGGATGCTCCGGAACGCCACGATCTGCAGTACTTCGAGATGTTCGGCAATCGCGGGATCTACCACAAGGGCTGGAGCGCGGTCACCAAGCACCGGACGCCCTGGGACATGGTGGGAGGAGGCAAGATCGCCTTCGACGACGACGTGTGGGAGCTGTACGACGGTGCCGGCGGTGACTACAGCCAGGCCAGGAACCTCGCCGCCGAGCAGCCGGAGCGCCTCCACGAACTGCAGCGGCTGTGGCTCATCGAGGCGGTCAAGTACAACGTGCTGCCGCTCGACGACCGCACCGCGGATCGCGTGAATCCCGACATCGCGGGCAGGCCGACGCTCATCCACGGCTCCACCCAGCTGTTCTTCCCCGGCATGGGCCGGCTGTCGGAGAACAGCGTGGTCAGCATCAAGAACAAGTCGTTCTCGGTGACGGCGGAGATCGTCGTCCCCGTCGGCGGCGCGAACGGCGTCGTCATCGCCCAGGGCGGCCGATTCGGCGGGTGGAGCCTGTTCCTGCATGAGGGGCGCGCGAAGTTCGTCTACAACGTCCTCGGCATCCATGAGTTCGCCACCGTGTCGGAGGCGCCGTTGGCCGAGGGCACCCACCAGCTCCGCATGGAGTTCGCCTACGACGGCGGGGGGCTCGCGAAGGGGGGCGGGGTCACCCTCTTCTCCGACGGCGAGCCGGTCGGCACCGGCCGGGTCGAGGCGACGCAGGCCATGGTCTTCTCGGCCGATGAGACGACCGACATCGGGTACGAGTCGGGGACGCCGGTGACCGACGACTACACGCCGCAGACGAGCCGGTTCACGGGGAAGATCTCGTGGGTCCAGATCGACCTCGGCGTCGACGACCACGACCACTTCATCGATCCCGACGAGCGGTTCCGGATCGCCATGGCGCGGCAGTAG
- a CDS encoding potassium channel family protein has translation MDEKTWHRRTQVPLMLASLLYLVAYSWRVIGDLTGPAHLVMTIIILATWALFIVDYLVRLSLAKNRSKWFRTHLGTLAIALIPVFRLVLLLQALTRVPGLRPSAGTRLRTQIMVYGAGAGILFIYIASLAVLEAERRSPDSNIHTFFEAVWWSCVTITTTGYGDYYPVTAEGRLVSVGLMFGGIALSGIITATLASWVLERVARNHDDAEPATRGQMRQLMAKVEALAAPDSGEGDERRE, from the coding sequence GTGGACGAGAAGACCTGGCATCGCCGCACGCAGGTGCCGCTCATGCTGGCGTCGCTGCTGTACCTGGTCGCCTACTCGTGGCGCGTGATCGGCGACCTCACAGGGCCTGCCCACCTCGTGATGACGATCATCATCCTGGCGACCTGGGCGCTGTTCATCGTCGACTACCTGGTGCGGCTCTCGCTCGCGAAGAACCGGTCGAAATGGTTCCGCACCCACCTCGGCACCCTCGCGATCGCGCTCATCCCCGTCTTCCGGCTGGTGCTGCTGCTGCAGGCTCTGACCCGCGTGCCGGGCTTGCGCCCCTCGGCGGGCACCCGGCTTCGCACCCAGATCATGGTCTACGGCGCCGGGGCCGGCATCCTCTTCATCTACATCGCCTCCTTGGCCGTGCTCGAGGCGGAGCGCCGCTCGCCCGACTCGAACATCCACACCTTCTTCGAAGCCGTGTGGTGGTCGTGCGTCACGATCACCACGACGGGCTACGGCGACTACTACCCGGTGACCGCCGAGGGGCGCCTCGTCAGCGTCGGCCTGATGTTCGGCGGGATCGCCCTGTCGGGCATCATCACGGCGACCCTGGCGTCGTGGGTGTTGGAGCGCGTGGCGCGCAACCACGACGATGCCGAGCCGGCGACCCGCGGACAGATGCGTCAGCTGATGGCGAAGGTCGAGGCGCTCGCCGCGCCGGATTCCGGCGAAGGAGACGAACGCCGGGAGTGA
- a CDS encoding AI-2E family transporter, with the protein MTRAVTPPPAPVLSPSLRTLLGLAAAAVVLAGVYFARDLVGPLALAVVLVVICEPVRRPLERRGWPRWTGTTSVIVVAYLVLVLMGALLWLAGTQFARLVADFSDELQANVQSLLAWLRAAGLDDQAADAAASVLDPGTLVSLVSSLGSTILGIATALFFVFAYIIFMAADAARYREAGRVFGPAKAPVLGRIRHLNSGIRRYYVVNASFGAVVAVIDGLALWWLGVPAPLVWAILAFVTNFVPNIGFVLGLIPPAVLAFVVGGWPMLLAVIAIYCVVNVVLQVLVQPKFVSDAVDLSLTLSFFSVIFWTFVIGPLGAILSIPLTLFVRTLVLEGDPGGHWLRWLSGDRTAVPPGDPDPASTQPRRRP; encoded by the coding sequence GTGACCCGCGCCGTGACCCCTCCGCCCGCACCGGTGCTCTCGCCGAGCCTGCGCACCCTCCTGGGCCTCGCGGCGGCGGCGGTGGTGCTCGCCGGCGTGTACTTCGCGCGCGACCTGGTGGGGCCTCTCGCCCTCGCCGTCGTGCTCGTCGTCATCTGCGAGCCGGTGCGCCGCCCGCTCGAGCGAAGAGGGTGGCCGCGCTGGACGGGCACGACCTCGGTCATCGTCGTCGCGTACCTCGTGCTCGTGCTCATGGGAGCGCTGCTGTGGCTCGCGGGCACGCAGTTCGCCCGCCTCGTCGCCGACTTCTCCGACGAGCTGCAGGCGAACGTGCAGAGCCTCCTCGCCTGGCTGCGGGCGGCCGGGCTCGACGATCAGGCAGCGGATGCCGCGGCCTCCGTCCTCGATCCCGGAACCCTCGTCAGCCTGGTGTCGAGCCTCGGCAGCACGATCCTGGGCATCGCCACCGCTCTGTTCTTCGTGTTCGCGTACATCATCTTCATGGCCGCCGACGCGGCCCGCTACCGCGAGGCGGGCCGGGTGTTCGGCCCCGCCAAGGCGCCGGTGCTCGGACGCATCCGCCACCTCAACTCGGGCATCCGCCGCTACTACGTCGTCAACGCCAGCTTCGGCGCCGTCGTCGCCGTCATCGACGGACTGGCGCTGTGGTGGCTCGGCGTCCCCGCCCCGCTGGTGTGGGCGATCCTCGCGTTCGTGACGAATTTCGTGCCCAACATCGGATTCGTCCTCGGCCTGATCCCGCCCGCGGTGCTGGCGTTCGTCGTCGGCGGGTGGCCGATGCTCCTCGCCGTGATCGCGATCTACTGCGTCGTCAACGTCGTGCTGCAGGTGCTCGTCCAGCCGAAGTTCGTCAGCGACGCGGTCGACCTGAGCCTCACGCTGAGCTTCTTCTCGGTGATCTTCTGGACGTTCGTCATCGGCCCGCTCGGCGCCATCCTCTCGATCCCGCTGACGCTGTTCGTGCGGACCCTCGTGCTCGAAGGAGATCCGGGCGGGCACTGGCTCCGCTGGCTCTCCGGCGACCGCACCGCGGTGCCGCCCGGAGACCCCGATCCCGCATCGACACAGCCCCGGAGGCGGCCATGA